From the Lacipirellulaceae bacterium genome, the window AATTAGTAACTTGCTATGGCAAGCTGCTTAGTAACCGGTGCGACAGGGTTTGTGGGGAGGAACCTCGTTGAACATTTGCTTCAGCGGGGATGGGCTGTGCGCTGTTCCGTGCGACCGAGTTCGGATGTTACTCAGCTTGAAACCCTTGGTGTCGAACTTGTCACCTCCTCTTTGGAATCTGGGGAAGGGCTAAAAGAAGCAGTTGCTCAGGTCGATCATGTCTTTCATGTTGCTGGTCGAACGAATGCACTGAAAGCGAAAGAGCTTGAGGATACCAATGTCAGAGGCGTTGAGCGGCTTGTCGAGGTCTGTGCTCGACAACAGTCACCGCCGTCTTTTCTGTTAGTGAGTTCGCTTGCGGCAGGAGGACCGGGAACATTTCAGCGACCACGCAAAGAAGCGGATCCGGACGAACCCGTCTCAGAGTATGGTCGAAGTAAGTTGGCTGGGGAGCAGGCCGCTGCTCAGTTTGCTAGCGAGTTGCCTCTTTCGATTATTCGACCTCCTATCATTTTCGGACCCGGTGATCGGGCCGGACTGAGTCTCTACAACTCGATTCGCACAATGCGGATTCACCCTCGTCCTGGATTTCGAGAATTTCCGGTCTCACTGGTTCATGTGAGCGATCTTTGCGAAGCCATGATTCAAGTCGCAGAGCGGGGACAACGGGTGGGCGCGAATGGTCAGGTTGATCGTCAGGCGGGAACCTACTACGTAGCGGCTGAGCGAGCACTCTCTTACGCGGACTTCGGTAAAATGGCGGGTGCCGCTGCTGGCTGGTCGGCGTTCGTGTTGCCGTTGCCGCCCGCTGCATTTTGGATTGCGGGCGGGATCGGAGAGGTCGTCGGGCGTGCCCGTCGCAGGGCGTGCCTCTTGAATTTCGACAAGATTCGCGAGGCCCTTTCCAAAGGGTGGGTTTGTAGCGACCGAAAAATTCGTGACGAACTCGGATACCAGCAGGCCGCGCCGTTGGAAGACCGATTTGCTGAGACAGTCTTGTGGTATCGGGAACATGGTTGGTTATAGACCTCCGGTAAATAGTTTCCGCCGGTTCACGCGGAGCGCGTTCTACGGCTAAATTGGGCTGGTAAGCGTTTCACTCCGAGGGCCTTCAGCGACATGGTTCATCAGCCCAATTACGATCCTTCAGAACTAGCGATATCAACGCTAGGCAGCTGCGAGGTTTTATCCCCTTTGCCAATGTCGGCCGCACCTGGCGACGGAATAGGTAACTTCACGCCCGACGAAGCGAGATTGTTGTACGAGCCTCGTTTTCTGGAGGGAGAACAGCCTCCCGATTTGGCGTTTGAACGCGCTGGAGCTCGTCAGCACTTGTTCTTTGAACCCAAGGAGGTCAAGGCGGCGATCGTTACCTGCGGAGGCCTTTGCCCCGGACTGAATAACGTCATTCGTACGCTTACCTTTGAGCTGATTCACAATTACGGCGTCGAACAAGTACTTGGTATCCGCTACGGATATCATGGTCTCAACCCTGCGGTTGCTCGGCCTCCAATTCCTCTGACTTGTGATTTCGTCGGACCGATTCATCATCAGGGAGGAACGATTCTCGGTACTTCGCGTGGACATCAAGAT encodes:
- a CDS encoding NAD-dependent epimerase/dehydratase family protein; amino-acid sequence: MASCLVTGATGFVGRNLVEHLLQRGWAVRCSVRPSSDVTQLETLGVELVTSSLESGEGLKEAVAQVDHVFHVAGRTNALKAKELEDTNVRGVERLVEVCARQQSPPSFLLVSSLAAGGPGTFQRPRKEADPDEPVSEYGRSKLAGEQAAAQFASELPLSIIRPPIIFGPGDRAGLSLYNSIRTMRIHPRPGFREFPVSLVHVSDLCEAMIQVAERGQRVGANGQVDRQAGTYYVAAERALSYADFGKMAGAAAGWSAFVLPLPPAAFWIAGGIGEVVGRARRRACLLNFDKIREALSKGWVCSDRKIRDELGYQQAAPLEDRFAETVLWYREHGWL